From Danaus plexippus chromosome 11, MEX_DaPlex, whole genome shotgun sequence, the proteins below share one genomic window:
- the LOC116765835 gene encoding 2-oxoglutarate dehydrogenase complex component E1 isoform X3 has protein sequence MHRAKLVLQATNKIGNSERFASWLLNKPQTAAVMVNNQRLKSSTAAEPFLNGSSSAYVETMYNAWLSDPNSVHASWDAFFRNATNGAQPGVAYTSPPNLAPYSKNEVPLTSLVPASGMPSISAGSPINEKIIDDHLAVQAIIRSYQIRGHHIAKLDPLGIPNNKLEGRNPREVIHSSYRFDEADMDRVFKLPSTTFIGEKEKALPLREILNRLEQAYCNNIGIEFMFINSLEQCNWIRQRMEPPNVTKMSNDQKRLILARLTRSTGFENFLAKKWSSEKRFGLEGCEILIPAMKQVIDTSTRLGVESIIMGMPHRGRLNVLANVCRKPLHQLFTQFAGLEAEDDGSGDVKYHLGTYIERLNRVTNKNIRLAVCANPSHLEAVDPVVQGKTRAEQFYRGDNEGKKVMSILLHGDAAFVGQGVVFETMHLSDLPAYTTHGTIHIVVNNQIGFTTDPRHSRSSAYCTDVARVVNAPIFHVNSDNPEAVMHVCNVAAEWRATFHKDVVIDIVSYRRNGHNEVDEPMFTQPLMYQKIRKTKPVLEKYADQLIVEGVVTAEEVKDVKDKYEKICEDAYNQAKQETHIKYKDWLDSPWSGFFEGKDPLKMSPTGVVEETLVHIGKRFSSPPPNAAEFEIHKGLLRILKARMEMVENRTVDWALAEAMAFGSLLKEGIHVRLSGEDVERGTFSHRHHVLHHQKVDKATYCPLAHLYPDQAPYTVCNSSLSEYGVLGFEVGYSVTNPNALVLWEAQFGDFNNVAQCIIDQFISSGQAKWVRQSGIVLLQPHGMEGMGPEHSSARLERFLQMSSDDPDYMPPESPDYEVRQLHDCNWIVANCSTPASLFHILRRQIALPFRKPLILMTPKSLLRHPECKSSFDDMVDGTTFKRLIPEEGPASENPSNVRKLAFCSGRVYYDLLKQRRDRGLEKDIAIARLEQISPFPYDLIKAEIAKYPNAQLVWSQEEHKNMGSWSYIEPRFRTLLHNQKQIWPISNSRGGWFSQLFGKPEPAQTDTQAETVPRTISYNGRATAASPATGSKAAHNKELRNLLEEFCVL, from the exons ATGCATCGTGCAAAGTTAGTGCTTCAGGCTACAAATAAAATCGGCAACAGTGAAAGATTTGCATCATGGCTCCTCAACAAACCCCAG acgGCAGCCGTGATGGTGAACAACCAAAGGTTGAAGAGTTCAACGGCAGCAGAGCCTTTCTTGAACGGTTCAAGTTCAGCATATGTGGAGACTATGTACAATGCCTGGCTGTCAGACCCTAACTCGGTGCATGCg TCTTGGGACGCGTTCTTCCGCAACGCCACGAATGGCGCCCAGCCCGGGGTCGCATACACGTCACCACCGAATTTAGCCCCGTACTCCAAGAACGAAGTCCCCTTGACCTCCCTGGTACCAGCGTCTGGCATGCCCTCGATATCAGCAG GTTCACCCATCAACGAGAAAATCATCGACGACCATCTGGCGGTGCAGGCTATCATCAGAAGCTACCAG ATACGAGGCCACCATATAGCGAAACTCGACCCCCTGGGGATACCAAATAACAAATTGGAGGGGAGAAATCCCCGCGAGGTTATACACAGCAGCTACAGGTTTG ATGAAGCTGATATGGATAGGGTTTTCAAACTACCCTCGACCACTTTCATCGGCGAGAAGGAAAAGGCGCTACCGTTGAG AGAGATCTTGAATCGTCTGGAACAAGCGTATTGCAATAATATTGGTATTGAATTCATGTTCATAAATTCGTTGGAGCAATGCAATTGGATCAGACAACGTATGGAGCCGCCGAATGTAACGAAGATGAGCAACGACCAGAAGAGATTGATCCTCGCCCGTCTCACTAGATCCACTGG GTTCGAGAATTTCCTGGCCAAGAAATGGTCGTCCGAGAAACGTTTCGGTCTCGAGGGCTGTGAGATTTTGATACCAGCTATGAAGCAGGTCATCGACACCTCCACACGGCTCGGAGTAGAATCCATCATTATGGGAATGCCCCATAGag GTCGTCTCAATGTGTTGGCCAACGTGTGTCGCAAACCGCTGCATCAGCTGTTCACTCAGTTTGCTGGTTTGGAAGCTGAAGATGAC ggTTCCGGCGACGTGAAGTATCACCTGGGTACTTATATCGAGCGTCTGAATCGCGTCACAAACAAGAATATCCGTCTGGCTGTATGCGCTAATCCTTCGCATCTGGAGGCCGTTGACCCCGTGGTGCAGGGCAAGACCAGGGCTGAACAGTTCTACCGAGGAGACAACGAAGGAAAGAAG GTGATGTCGATTCTACTTCACGGTGACGCAGCGTTCGTGGGACAGGGCGTTGTGTTCGAAACAATGCATCTCTCGGACTTGCCGGCCTACACCACACACGGCACCATACACATCGTGGTCAACAACCAGATAGGATTCACTACCGACCCGAGACACTCGCGGTCATCAGCTTACTGTACAG ACGTCGCCCGTGTGGTGAACGCTCCTATATTCCACGTGAACAGCGACAACCCCGAGGCGGTGATGCACGTTTGTAACGTGGCGGCTGAATGGAGAGCCACCTTCCACAAGGACGTGGTCATTGACATCGTCAGCTACAGGCGGAACGGACACAACGAGGTCGACGAACCCATGTTCACACAGCCCCTCATGTACCAAAAGATTAGGAAAACTAAACCAG ttttggAGAAATACGCCGACCAGCTGATCGTTGAGGGCGTCGTGACCGCTGAGGAGGTGAAAGATGTAAAGGACAAATACGAGAAGATCTGCGAGGACGCTTACAACCAGGCTAAGCAGGAAACTCACATCAAATACAAGGACTGGCTCGACTCGCCCTGGTCTGGCTTCTTTGAAGGCAAAGACCCACTCAAG ATGTCTCCGACCGGTGTTGTAGAGGAGACTCTAGTGCATATTGGCAAGCGTTTTTCGTCCCCACCACCCAACGCGGCTGAATTCGAAATACACAAGGGTCTGCTTCGTATTCTAAAAGCCAGGATGGAGATGGTTGAGAATAGAACCGTCGACTGGGCTCTGGCCGAGGCTATGGCGTTTGGCTCGCTGTTGAAGGAGGGCATACATGTGAGACTATCGGGAGAGGACGTTGAGAGAGGAACATTCTCTCATAG GCACCACGTGCTGCATCACCAGAAGGTCGACAAGGCCACTTATTGTCCATTGGCTCATCTTTATCCAGACCAAGCTCCCTACACCGTTTGCAACAGTTCATTGTCTGAATACG GTGTGTTGGGCTTCGAAGTGGGTTACTCAGTAACAAACCCGAACGCTCTAGTGCTATGGGAGGCTCAGTTTGGTGACTTCAACAATGTGGCTCAGTGTATCATTGACCAGTTCATATCAAGCGGGCAGGCCAAGTGGGTCAGGCAGTCGGGCATCGTACTGCTTCAACCTCATGGAATGGAGGGCATG GGCCCCGAACATTCTTCAGCTCGTTTGGAGCGCTTCTTGCAAATGAGCTCCGACGACCCCGACTACATGCCGCCGGAGAGTCCTGACTACGAAG TCCGTCAGCTCCACGACTGCAACTGGATAGTAGCGAACTGTTCGACCCCGGCCTCCTTGTTCCACATCCTCCGTCGGCAGATCGCTCTGCCTTTCCGTAAACCTCTAATATTGATGACTCCCAAATCACTACTGAGACATCCCGAATGCAAATCTTCCTTCGACGATATGGTCGATGGAACCACATTCAAAAG ATTGATTCCCGAAGAGGGTCCGGCGTCCGAGAACCCGTCTAACGTCCGCAAGCTTGCTTTCTGCTCCGGACGTGTTTACTACGACCTGCTGAAACAGAGGAGAGACCGCGGACTGGAAAAGGATATAGCCATAGCCag ACTGGAGCAGATCTCGCCGTTCCCATACGATCTGATCAAGGCTGAGATCGCAAAGTATCCGAACGCTCAGCTGGTCTGGAGTCAGGAGGAACACAAGAACATGGGCTCCTGGAGTTACATCGAGCCGAGGTTCCGTACACTGCTGCACAACCAGAAACAGATCTG GCCAATATCCAACTCTCGCGGCGGTTGGTTTAGTCAACTTTTCGGCAAACCTGAGCCGGCTCAGACGGACACACAGGCGGAAACAGTACCGCGTACTATTAG CTACAACGGTCGCGCCACGGCCGCGTCGCCGGCCACCGGCTCTAAGGCCGCCCACAACAAGGAACTCAGGAACCTCCTGGAAGAGTTCTGCGTCCTATAA
- the LOC116765835 gene encoding 2-oxoglutarate dehydrogenase complex component E1 isoform X2 — MHRAKLVLQATNKIGNSERFASWLLNKPQTAAVMVNNQRLKSSTAAEPFLNGSSSAYVETMYNAWLSDPNSVHASWDAFFRNATNGAQPGVAYTSPPNLAPYSKNEVPLTSLVPASGMPSISAGSPINEKIIDDHLAVQAIIRSYQARGHLAADVDPLGITTANLPALGMRAPRSELIMRKYFNFDEADMDRVFKLPSTTFIGEKEKALPLREILNRLEQAYCNNIGIEFMFINSLEQCNWIRQRMEPPNVTKMSNDQKRLILARLTRSTGFENFLAKKWSSEKRFGLEGCEILIPAMKQVIDTSTRLGVESIIMGMPHRGRLNVLANVCRKPLHQLFTQFAGLEAEDDGSGDVKYHLGTYIERLNRVTNKNIRLAVCANPSHLEAVDPVVQGKTRAEQFYRGDNEGKKVMSILLHGDAAFVGQGVVFETMHLSDLPAYTTHGTIHIVVNNQIGFTTDPRHSRSSAYCTDVARVVNAPIFHVNSDNPEAVMHVCNVAAEWRATFHKDVVIDIVSYRRNGHNEVDEPMFTQPLMYQKIRKTKPVLEKYADQLIVEGVVTAEEVKDVKDKYEKICEDAYNQAKQETHIKYKDWLDSPWSGFFEGKDPLKMSPTGVVEETLVHIGKRFSSPPPNAAEFEIHKGLLRILKARMEMVENRTVDWALAEAMAFGSLLKEGIHVRLSGEDVERGTFSHRHHVLHHQKVDKATYCPLAHLYPDQAPYTVCNSSLSEYGVLGFEVGYSVTNPNALVLWEAQFGDFNNVAQCIIDQFISSGQAKWVRQSGIVLLQPHGMEGMGPEHSSARLERFLQMSSDDPDYMPPESPDYEVRQLHDCNWIVANCSTPASLFHILRRQIALPFRKPLILMTPKSLLRHPECKSSFDDMVDGTTFKRLIPEEGPASENPSNVRKLAFCSGRVYYDLLKQRRDRGLEKDIAIARLEQISPFPYDLIKAEIAKYPNAQLVWSQEEHKNMGSWSYIEPRFRTLLHNQKQIWPISNSRGGWFSQLFGKPEPAQTDTQAETVPRTISYNGRATAASPATGSKAAHNKELRNLLEEFCVL; from the exons ATGCATCGTGCAAAGTTAGTGCTTCAGGCTACAAATAAAATCGGCAACAGTGAAAGATTTGCATCATGGCTCCTCAACAAACCCCAG acgGCAGCCGTGATGGTGAACAACCAAAGGTTGAAGAGTTCAACGGCAGCAGAGCCTTTCTTGAACGGTTCAAGTTCAGCATATGTGGAGACTATGTACAATGCCTGGCTGTCAGACCCTAACTCGGTGCATGCg TCTTGGGACGCGTTCTTCCGCAACGCCACGAATGGCGCCCAGCCCGGGGTCGCATACACGTCACCACCGAATTTAGCCCCGTACTCCAAGAACGAAGTCCCCTTGACCTCCCTGGTACCAGCGTCTGGCATGCCCTCGATATCAGCAG GTTCACCCATCAACGAGAAAATCATCGACGACCATCTGGCGGTGCAGGCTATCATCAGAAGCTACCAG GCTCGAGGTCACCTGGCGGCGGATGTGGACCCGCTCGGCATCACCACGGCCAACCTGCCCGCCCTCGGCATGCGCGCGCCACGCTCGGAGCTCATCATGaggaaatatttcaatttcg ATGAAGCTGATATGGATAGGGTTTTCAAACTACCCTCGACCACTTTCATCGGCGAGAAGGAAAAGGCGCTACCGTTGAG AGAGATCTTGAATCGTCTGGAACAAGCGTATTGCAATAATATTGGTATTGAATTCATGTTCATAAATTCGTTGGAGCAATGCAATTGGATCAGACAACGTATGGAGCCGCCGAATGTAACGAAGATGAGCAACGACCAGAAGAGATTGATCCTCGCCCGTCTCACTAGATCCACTGG GTTCGAGAATTTCCTGGCCAAGAAATGGTCGTCCGAGAAACGTTTCGGTCTCGAGGGCTGTGAGATTTTGATACCAGCTATGAAGCAGGTCATCGACACCTCCACACGGCTCGGAGTAGAATCCATCATTATGGGAATGCCCCATAGag GTCGTCTCAATGTGTTGGCCAACGTGTGTCGCAAACCGCTGCATCAGCTGTTCACTCAGTTTGCTGGTTTGGAAGCTGAAGATGAC ggTTCCGGCGACGTGAAGTATCACCTGGGTACTTATATCGAGCGTCTGAATCGCGTCACAAACAAGAATATCCGTCTGGCTGTATGCGCTAATCCTTCGCATCTGGAGGCCGTTGACCCCGTGGTGCAGGGCAAGACCAGGGCTGAACAGTTCTACCGAGGAGACAACGAAGGAAAGAAG GTGATGTCGATTCTACTTCACGGTGACGCAGCGTTCGTGGGACAGGGCGTTGTGTTCGAAACAATGCATCTCTCGGACTTGCCGGCCTACACCACACACGGCACCATACACATCGTGGTCAACAACCAGATAGGATTCACTACCGACCCGAGACACTCGCGGTCATCAGCTTACTGTACAG ACGTCGCCCGTGTGGTGAACGCTCCTATATTCCACGTGAACAGCGACAACCCCGAGGCGGTGATGCACGTTTGTAACGTGGCGGCTGAATGGAGAGCCACCTTCCACAAGGACGTGGTCATTGACATCGTCAGCTACAGGCGGAACGGACACAACGAGGTCGACGAACCCATGTTCACACAGCCCCTCATGTACCAAAAGATTAGGAAAACTAAACCAG ttttggAGAAATACGCCGACCAGCTGATCGTTGAGGGCGTCGTGACCGCTGAGGAGGTGAAAGATGTAAAGGACAAATACGAGAAGATCTGCGAGGACGCTTACAACCAGGCTAAGCAGGAAACTCACATCAAATACAAGGACTGGCTCGACTCGCCCTGGTCTGGCTTCTTTGAAGGCAAAGACCCACTCAAG ATGTCTCCGACCGGTGTTGTAGAGGAGACTCTAGTGCATATTGGCAAGCGTTTTTCGTCCCCACCACCCAACGCGGCTGAATTCGAAATACACAAGGGTCTGCTTCGTATTCTAAAAGCCAGGATGGAGATGGTTGAGAATAGAACCGTCGACTGGGCTCTGGCCGAGGCTATGGCGTTTGGCTCGCTGTTGAAGGAGGGCATACATGTGAGACTATCGGGAGAGGACGTTGAGAGAGGAACATTCTCTCATAG GCACCACGTGCTGCATCACCAGAAGGTCGACAAGGCCACTTATTGTCCATTGGCTCATCTTTATCCAGACCAAGCTCCCTACACCGTTTGCAACAGTTCATTGTCTGAATACG GTGTGTTGGGCTTCGAAGTGGGTTACTCAGTAACAAACCCGAACGCTCTAGTGCTATGGGAGGCTCAGTTTGGTGACTTCAACAATGTGGCTCAGTGTATCATTGACCAGTTCATATCAAGCGGGCAGGCCAAGTGGGTCAGGCAGTCGGGCATCGTACTGCTTCAACCTCATGGAATGGAGGGCATG GGCCCCGAACATTCTTCAGCTCGTTTGGAGCGCTTCTTGCAAATGAGCTCCGACGACCCCGACTACATGCCGCCGGAGAGTCCTGACTACGAAG TCCGTCAGCTCCACGACTGCAACTGGATAGTAGCGAACTGTTCGACCCCGGCCTCCTTGTTCCACATCCTCCGTCGGCAGATCGCTCTGCCTTTCCGTAAACCTCTAATATTGATGACTCCCAAATCACTACTGAGACATCCCGAATGCAAATCTTCCTTCGACGATATGGTCGATGGAACCACATTCAAAAG ATTGATTCCCGAAGAGGGTCCGGCGTCCGAGAACCCGTCTAACGTCCGCAAGCTTGCTTTCTGCTCCGGACGTGTTTACTACGACCTGCTGAAACAGAGGAGAGACCGCGGACTGGAAAAGGATATAGCCATAGCCag ACTGGAGCAGATCTCGCCGTTCCCATACGATCTGATCAAGGCTGAGATCGCAAAGTATCCGAACGCTCAGCTGGTCTGGAGTCAGGAGGAACACAAGAACATGGGCTCCTGGAGTTACATCGAGCCGAGGTTCCGTACACTGCTGCACAACCAGAAACAGATCTG GCCAATATCCAACTCTCGCGGCGGTTGGTTTAGTCAACTTTTCGGCAAACCTGAGCCGGCTCAGACGGACACACAGGCGGAAACAGTACCGCGTACTATTAG CTACAACGGTCGCGCCACGGCCGCGTCGCCGGCCACCGGCTCTAAGGCCGCCCACAACAAGGAACTCAGGAACCTCCTGGAAGAGTTCTGCGTCCTATAA
- the LOC116765835 gene encoding 2-oxoglutarate dehydrogenase complex component E1 isoform X4, whose amino-acid sequence MHRAKLVLQATNKIGNSERFASWLLNKPQTAAVMVNNQRLKSSTAAEPFLNGSSSAYVETMYNAWLSDPNSVHASWDAFFRNATNGAQPGVAYTSPPNLAPYSKNEVPLTSLVPASGMPSISAGSPINEKIIDDHLAVQAIIRSYQSRGHLVARLDPLGISTGDPVSSGDWHGGLRAFASEAVIRQHVRFDEADMDRVFKLPSTTFIGEKEKALPLREILNRLEQAYCNNIGIEFMFINSLEQCNWIRQRMEPPNVTKMSNDQKRLILARLTRSTGFENFLAKKWSSEKRFGLEGCEILIPAMKQVIDTSTRLGVESIIMGMPHRGRLNVLANVCRKPLHQLFTQFAGLEAEDDGSGDVKYHLGTYIERLNRVTNKNIRLAVCANPSHLEAVDPVVQGKTRAEQFYRGDNEGKKVMSILLHGDAAFVGQGVVFETMHLSDLPAYTTHGTIHIVVNNQIGFTTDPRHSRSSAYCTDVARVVNAPIFHVNSDNPEAVMHVCNVAAEWRATFHKDVVIDIVSYRRNGHNEVDEPMFTQPLMYQKIRKTKPVLEKYADQLIVEGVVTAEEVKDVKDKYEKICEDAYNQAKQETHIKYKDWLDSPWSGFFEGKDPLKMSPTGVVEETLVHIGKRFSSPPPNAAEFEIHKGLLRILKARMEMVENRTVDWALAEAMAFGSLLKEGIHVRLSGEDVERGTFSHRHHVLHHQKVDKATYCPLAHLYPDQAPYTVCNSSLSEYGVLGFEVGYSVTNPNALVLWEAQFGDFNNVAQCIIDQFISSGQAKWVRQSGIVLLQPHGMEGMGPEHSSARLERFLQMSSDDPDYMPPESPDYEVRQLHDCNWIVANCSTPASLFHILRRQIALPFRKPLILMTPKSLLRHPECKSSFDDMVDGTTFKRLIPEEGPASENPSNVRKLAFCSGRVYYDLLKQRRDRGLEKDIAIARLEQISPFPYDLIKAEIAKYPNAQLVWSQEEHKNMGSWSYIEPRFRTLLHNQKQICYNGRATAASPATGSKAAHNKELRNLLEEFCVL is encoded by the exons ATGCATCGTGCAAAGTTAGTGCTTCAGGCTACAAATAAAATCGGCAACAGTGAAAGATTTGCATCATGGCTCCTCAACAAACCCCAG acgGCAGCCGTGATGGTGAACAACCAAAGGTTGAAGAGTTCAACGGCAGCAGAGCCTTTCTTGAACGGTTCAAGTTCAGCATATGTGGAGACTATGTACAATGCCTGGCTGTCAGACCCTAACTCGGTGCATGCg TCTTGGGACGCGTTCTTCCGCAACGCCACGAATGGCGCCCAGCCCGGGGTCGCATACACGTCACCACCGAATTTAGCCCCGTACTCCAAGAACGAAGTCCCCTTGACCTCCCTGGTACCAGCGTCTGGCATGCCCTCGATATCAGCAG GTTCACCCATCAACGAGAAAATCATCGACGACCATCTGGCGGTGCAGGCTATCATCAGAAGCTACCAG TCTCGGGGTCATCTGGTTGCTCGTCTCGATCCTCTCGGGATATCCACCGGCGATCCTGTATCGAGCGGGGATTGGCACGGCGGTCTCCGAGCGTTCGCCAGCGAGGCGGTTATTAGGCAACACGTGCGATTCG ATGAAGCTGATATGGATAGGGTTTTCAAACTACCCTCGACCACTTTCATCGGCGAGAAGGAAAAGGCGCTACCGTTGAG AGAGATCTTGAATCGTCTGGAACAAGCGTATTGCAATAATATTGGTATTGAATTCATGTTCATAAATTCGTTGGAGCAATGCAATTGGATCAGACAACGTATGGAGCCGCCGAATGTAACGAAGATGAGCAACGACCAGAAGAGATTGATCCTCGCCCGTCTCACTAGATCCACTGG GTTCGAGAATTTCCTGGCCAAGAAATGGTCGTCCGAGAAACGTTTCGGTCTCGAGGGCTGTGAGATTTTGATACCAGCTATGAAGCAGGTCATCGACACCTCCACACGGCTCGGAGTAGAATCCATCATTATGGGAATGCCCCATAGag GTCGTCTCAATGTGTTGGCCAACGTGTGTCGCAAACCGCTGCATCAGCTGTTCACTCAGTTTGCTGGTTTGGAAGCTGAAGATGAC ggTTCCGGCGACGTGAAGTATCACCTGGGTACTTATATCGAGCGTCTGAATCGCGTCACAAACAAGAATATCCGTCTGGCTGTATGCGCTAATCCTTCGCATCTGGAGGCCGTTGACCCCGTGGTGCAGGGCAAGACCAGGGCTGAACAGTTCTACCGAGGAGACAACGAAGGAAAGAAG GTGATGTCGATTCTACTTCACGGTGACGCAGCGTTCGTGGGACAGGGCGTTGTGTTCGAAACAATGCATCTCTCGGACTTGCCGGCCTACACCACACACGGCACCATACACATCGTGGTCAACAACCAGATAGGATTCACTACCGACCCGAGACACTCGCGGTCATCAGCTTACTGTACAG ACGTCGCCCGTGTGGTGAACGCTCCTATATTCCACGTGAACAGCGACAACCCCGAGGCGGTGATGCACGTTTGTAACGTGGCGGCTGAATGGAGAGCCACCTTCCACAAGGACGTGGTCATTGACATCGTCAGCTACAGGCGGAACGGACACAACGAGGTCGACGAACCCATGTTCACACAGCCCCTCATGTACCAAAAGATTAGGAAAACTAAACCAG ttttggAGAAATACGCCGACCAGCTGATCGTTGAGGGCGTCGTGACCGCTGAGGAGGTGAAAGATGTAAAGGACAAATACGAGAAGATCTGCGAGGACGCTTACAACCAGGCTAAGCAGGAAACTCACATCAAATACAAGGACTGGCTCGACTCGCCCTGGTCTGGCTTCTTTGAAGGCAAAGACCCACTCAAG ATGTCTCCGACCGGTGTTGTAGAGGAGACTCTAGTGCATATTGGCAAGCGTTTTTCGTCCCCACCACCCAACGCGGCTGAATTCGAAATACACAAGGGTCTGCTTCGTATTCTAAAAGCCAGGATGGAGATGGTTGAGAATAGAACCGTCGACTGGGCTCTGGCCGAGGCTATGGCGTTTGGCTCGCTGTTGAAGGAGGGCATACATGTGAGACTATCGGGAGAGGACGTTGAGAGAGGAACATTCTCTCATAG GCACCACGTGCTGCATCACCAGAAGGTCGACAAGGCCACTTATTGTCCATTGGCTCATCTTTATCCAGACCAAGCTCCCTACACCGTTTGCAACAGTTCATTGTCTGAATACG GTGTGTTGGGCTTCGAAGTGGGTTACTCAGTAACAAACCCGAACGCTCTAGTGCTATGGGAGGCTCAGTTTGGTGACTTCAACAATGTGGCTCAGTGTATCATTGACCAGTTCATATCAAGCGGGCAGGCCAAGTGGGTCAGGCAGTCGGGCATCGTACTGCTTCAACCTCATGGAATGGAGGGCATG GGCCCCGAACATTCTTCAGCTCGTTTGGAGCGCTTCTTGCAAATGAGCTCCGACGACCCCGACTACATGCCGCCGGAGAGTCCTGACTACGAAG TCCGTCAGCTCCACGACTGCAACTGGATAGTAGCGAACTGTTCGACCCCGGCCTCCTTGTTCCACATCCTCCGTCGGCAGATCGCTCTGCCTTTCCGTAAACCTCTAATATTGATGACTCCCAAATCACTACTGAGACATCCCGAATGCAAATCTTCCTTCGACGATATGGTCGATGGAACCACATTCAAAAG ATTGATTCCCGAAGAGGGTCCGGCGTCCGAGAACCCGTCTAACGTCCGCAAGCTTGCTTTCTGCTCCGGACGTGTTTACTACGACCTGCTGAAACAGAGGAGAGACCGCGGACTGGAAAAGGATATAGCCATAGCCag ACTGGAGCAGATCTCGCCGTTCCCATACGATCTGATCAAGGCTGAGATCGCAAAGTATCCGAACGCTCAGCTGGTCTGGAGTCAGGAGGAACACAAGAACATGGGCTCCTGGAGTTACATCGAGCCGAGGTTCCGTACACTGCTGCACAACCAGAAACAGATCTG CTACAACGGTCGCGCCACGGCCGCGTCGCCGGCCACCGGCTCTAAGGCCGCCCACAACAAGGAACTCAGGAACCTCCTGGAAGAGTTCTGCGTCCTATAA